The Amphiprion ocellaris isolate individual 3 ecotype Okinawa chromosome 6, ASM2253959v1, whole genome shotgun sequence genome contains a region encoding:
- the LOC111580414 gene encoding coiled-coil domain-containing protein 158 isoform X3: MSSEYRLSEPQTDGSFLETEAHVSDSSPKDTQQIEAVAAETKGSTFRLTFNSLTLDELSEELDRRTKETQRLQEEVENATRVALERFGCMHGISSSGQNCRSQRFNVLTDDTPEDYSIFQTHQQATTLKGLDSFTPEVTQRDISAPRKEVLENAVDNCVQQLSDLQLNKTHNQPEQDTFSPQESIMNLQTELREVQMERNMLSDLRLKDSRKHADQMEKMLCVLEELQSIKGSGDQKLQETEHKALALNKKIETLEQTIKEVYHTLHEKQYEHNLIISSKSTSSPKQRSLTAEVNQDFNNETDKLQERLLLQSEEQLGSEEYTEADMQERVEDVITSLSQEMATLTEKLSASKDSGVSLSVKFELLKKLAERQTSLQQCQICELESTLSDHKQKVCCLEQQLTEAQSQLFNIQREKDQSQHQEKERQNQLDQLQRCFEQQQCEVLGEVKFLRGQLEASREQLHKAREEKTSLHALLDQRAQEGRKSQELLWEKDEELQFRQQETQQHLASLEEAQSRCQTLQAEQEALWLKLNDSEKMIDVLRLQMESSIQMTVQHSHTIDSVQQENSLLSNQLNQHKLEIQQLRAELDQHKSDLAAVEHEKQQLQASVVEQSQRVLEETLEKQQLTNQLELQRIQLLTLTKEHKELQRLHSCKTEEHEGVVLQLKSQLMKAHDELDQVRSTMRTLEGADGHGLQVALDMQKEITVRREQVDTMQGRIQHLEENMEKLQQEKCYQNRETQRQLQELTLVKEEKKQLGNELEALRSKDQQLRGRIGELEAILHKMSESFANCQDFIQLQEQEFFRLKLQHALDLKELQGQNLRTALNVSPLDLNSPTPSAHTAAPSSQHASNTQIKPKSRQESPACELRSLVKDLRGVISENHRPHTDNSTAGGSFHRRRSAPEKVHRTTFDTDSMEDVKAESRLRRKTCGSEPHFPKTTEPNGKTINNSFSKSHVRLNLAAAARYTSSLQLLSLGRRSPVYSLLTSDLTS, encoded by the exons ATGTCGTCGGAGTACCGGCTTTCTGAGCCACAAACTGACGGCTCTTTCCTCGAGACAGAAGCTCACGTTTCCGATTCTTCACcgaaagacacacaacaaatagAAGCAGTAGCAGCAG AAACCAAAGGCAGCACTTTTCGGCTGACATTCAACAGTCTGACACTGGATGAGCTGAG cGAAGAACTTGACAGACGCACAAAGGAaacccagagactccaagaagaGGTGGAAAATGCAACCAGAGTGGCTTTGGAGAGGTTTGGCTGCATGCATGGCATCAGCTCATCTGGACAAAACTGCCGTAGTCAAAGATTTAATGTCT tgaCAGATGACACACCTGAAGACTACAGTATTTTCCAGACCCACCAGCAGGCAACAACTCTGAAGGGTTTGGATAGTTTCACCCCAGAGGTGACCCAAAGAGATATCAGCGCTCCTAGAAAAGAGGTGTTGGAAAATGCAGTGGACAACTGTGTACAGCAGCTGTCTGACTTGCAGCTCAACAAG acacataatcaacctgaacaagacacgtTCAGTCCTCAGGAATCTATCATGAACCTGCAGACTGAGCTGCGTGAGGTCCAGATGGAGAGGAACATGTTGTCAGACCTGAG ACTGAAGGATTCGAGGAAACACGCTGATCAGATGGAAaagatgctgtgtgtgttggaggAGCTTCAGAGCATCAAAGGGTCAGGCGACCAGAAGCTGCAGGAGACGGAGCACAAAGCGTTGGCACTTAACAAGAAAATAGAAACACTTGAACAGACAATAAAAGAGGTGTACCATACACTGCATGAGAAACAATATGAACACAACTTGATTATTAGTTCTAAAAGTACTAGTAGCCCAAAGCAGCGATCTCTAACTGCTGAGGTAAATCAGGATTTCAACAATGAGACAGACAAGCTACAGGAGAGACTTTTGTTG CAGTCAGAGGAACAGCTGGGGAGTGAAGAATACACTGAAGCAGATATGCAAGAAAG AGTGGAAGACGTGATTACAAGTCTCAGCCAGGAGATGGCAACGTTGACTGAGAAACTGAGTGCATCAAAAGACAGTGGCGTCAGCTTGAGTGTCAAGTTCGAGCTGCTAAA AAAACTTGCAGAAAGACAGACCTCACTGCAGCAGTGTCAGATCTGTGAACTTGAGTCAACTCTGTCCGACCATAAACAGAAG GTTTGTTGTCTGGAGCAGCAGCTCACTGAGGCTCAGAGTCAGCTCTTTAACatccagagagagaaagaccaATCACAACATCAGGAAAAGGAGCGTCAGAATCAGCTTGACCAACTTCAG AGGTGCtttgagcagcagcagtgtgaggTCCTGGGGGAGGTGAAGTTCCTGAGAGGACAGCTGGAGGCGTCCAGGGAGCAGCTTCACAAAGCTAGGGAGGAGAAAACCAGCCTACATGCCCTGCTGGATCAGAGGGCACAGGAGGGGAGGAAATCCCAGGAACTCCTGTGGGAGAAAGACGAGGAACTCCAGTTCAGGCAGCAAGAGACCCAGCAG CATCTTGCCAGTTTAGAAGAGGCTCAGAGCCGGTGTCAGACCCTGCAGGCTGAACAAGAGGCCCTGTGGTTGAAGCTGAATGACAGCGAGAAGATGATAGATGTTCTGAGGCTGCAGATGGAGAGCAGCATACAGATGACGGTGCAGCACAGCCACACCATCGACAGTGTCCAGCAGGAGAACAGCCTCCTCAGCAACCAGCTAAACCAGCACAAGCTGGAGATTCAGCAGCTCAGG GCCGAGTTAGACCAGCACAAGTCCGACTTGGCTGCTGTGGAGCACGAGAAGCAACAGCTGCAGGCCTCCGTGGTCGAACAGAGTCAGCGTGTCCTAGAAGAGACTCTGGAGAAACAGCAGCTTACCAATCAACTGGAGCTGCAACGTATACAGTTACTCACCCTGACTA AGGAGCACAAGGAGCTGCAACGGCTCCACAGCTGCAAGACTGAGGAGCACGAGGGTGTGGTGCTGCAGCTAAAGAGCCAGCTAATGAAAGCTCACGATGAGCTGGACCAGGTCAGGAGCACCATGAGGACCCTGGAAGGAGCCGATGGACATG GTCTCCAGGTAGCCTTGGACATGCAGAAGGAAATCACTGTCCGAAGAGAGCAGGTTGACACTATGCAGGGCAGAAtccagcatctggaggagaacatggagaagtTGCAGCAG GAGAAGTGCTACCAGAACAGGGAGACCCAGCGTCAGCTCCAGGAGCTTACCCTCGTcaaggaggagaagaaacaaCTTGGCAATGAGCTGGAGGCCCTTCGCTCCAAAGATCAACAGCTGAGGGGCCGAATCGGCGAGTTGGAGGCCATCCTTCACAAG ATGTCAGAGAGCTTTGCAAACTGTCAGGATTTCATCCAGCTGCAAGAACAGGAATTTTTCCGTCTCAAACTCCAACATGCCCTGGATTTGAAG gAGCTCCAAGGTCAAAATTTACGCACAGCTCTGAATGTATCTCCACTTGATCTGAACTCACCAACCCCATCAGCACACACTGCTGCACCCTCCTCCCAGCATGCCTCCAACACCCAGATCAAG CCAAAGAGTCGGCAGGAGAGCCCCGCCTGCGAGCTCAGATCTCTCGTCAAAGACCTGAGAGGAGTGATTTCAGAGAACCACAGACCACACACCGATAACAGCACTGCTGGCGGCAGCTTCCACAGGAGGAGGTCTGCACCGGAGAAAGTGCACAGAACCACATT CGATACTGACAGCATGGAAGATGTAAAAGCTGAGTCCAGATTAAGAAGAAAGACCTGCGGCAG TGAGCCACATTTCCCCAAGACAACTGAGCCGAACGGGAAAACAATCAACAATTCCTTCAGCAAAA GTCATGTCAGATTGAATCTAGCGGCAGCAGCGAGGTATACTTCCTCCCTGCAGCTACTCTCACTGGGCCGCAGATCCCCCGTCTACTCtctgctgacctctgacctgacCAGCTAA
- the LOC111580414 gene encoding coiled-coil domain-containing protein 158 isoform X1, giving the protein MSSEYRLSEPQTDGSFLETEAHVSDSSPKDTQQIEAVAAETKGSTFRLTFNSLTLDELSEELDRRTKETQRLQEEVENATRVALERFGCMHGISSSGQNCRSQRFNVLTDDTPEDYSIFQTHQQATTLKGLDSFTPEVTQRDISAPRKEVLENAVDNCVQQLSDLQLNKTHNQPEQDTFSPQESIMNLQTELREVQMERNMLSDLRLKDSRKHADQMEKMLCVLEELQSIKGSGDQKLQETEHKALALNKKIETLEQTIKEVYHTLHEKQYEHNLIISSKSTSSPKQRSLTAEVNQDFNNETDKLQERLLLQSEEQLGSEEYTEADMQERVEDVITSLSQEMATLTEKLSASKDSGVSLSVKFELLKKLAERQTSLQQCQICELESTLSDHKQKVCCLEQQLTEAQSQLFNIQREKDQSQHQEKERQNQLDQLQRCFEQQQCEVLGEVKFLRGQLEASREQLHKAREEKTSLHALLDQRAQEGRKSQELLWEKDEELQFRQQETQQHLASLEEAQSRCQTLQAEQEALWLKLNDSEKMIDVLRLQMESSIQMTVQHSHTIDSVQQENSLLSNQLNQHKLEIQQLRAELDQHKSDLAAVEHEKQQLQASVVEQSQRVLEETLEKQQLTNQLELQRIQLLTLTKEHKELQRLHSCKTEEHEGVVLQLKSQLMKAHDELDQVRSTMRTLEGADGHGLQVALDMQKEITVRREQVDTMQGRIQHLEENMEKLQQEKCYQNRETQRQLQELTLVKEEKKQLGNELEALRSKDQQLRGRIGELEAILHKMSESFANCQDFIQLQEQEFFRLKLQHALDLKELQGQNLRTALNVSPLDLNSPTPSAHTAAPSSQHASNTQIKPKSRQESPACELRSLVKDLRGVISENHRPHTDNSTAGGSFHRRRSAPEKVHRTTFDTDSMEDVKAESRLRRKTCGSEPHFPKTTEPNGKTINNSFSKSEFHSHTLGFSEKMYICKFQFLISLFKITQHSFRATTIIINDTLLIIILKSFYIKTSNYL; this is encoded by the exons ATGTCGTCGGAGTACCGGCTTTCTGAGCCACAAACTGACGGCTCTTTCCTCGAGACAGAAGCTCACGTTTCCGATTCTTCACcgaaagacacacaacaaatagAAGCAGTAGCAGCAG AAACCAAAGGCAGCACTTTTCGGCTGACATTCAACAGTCTGACACTGGATGAGCTGAG cGAAGAACTTGACAGACGCACAAAGGAaacccagagactccaagaagaGGTGGAAAATGCAACCAGAGTGGCTTTGGAGAGGTTTGGCTGCATGCATGGCATCAGCTCATCTGGACAAAACTGCCGTAGTCAAAGATTTAATGTCT tgaCAGATGACACACCTGAAGACTACAGTATTTTCCAGACCCACCAGCAGGCAACAACTCTGAAGGGTTTGGATAGTTTCACCCCAGAGGTGACCCAAAGAGATATCAGCGCTCCTAGAAAAGAGGTGTTGGAAAATGCAGTGGACAACTGTGTACAGCAGCTGTCTGACTTGCAGCTCAACAAG acacataatcaacctgaacaagacacgtTCAGTCCTCAGGAATCTATCATGAACCTGCAGACTGAGCTGCGTGAGGTCCAGATGGAGAGGAACATGTTGTCAGACCTGAG ACTGAAGGATTCGAGGAAACACGCTGATCAGATGGAAaagatgctgtgtgtgttggaggAGCTTCAGAGCATCAAAGGGTCAGGCGACCAGAAGCTGCAGGAGACGGAGCACAAAGCGTTGGCACTTAACAAGAAAATAGAAACACTTGAACAGACAATAAAAGAGGTGTACCATACACTGCATGAGAAACAATATGAACACAACTTGATTATTAGTTCTAAAAGTACTAGTAGCCCAAAGCAGCGATCTCTAACTGCTGAGGTAAATCAGGATTTCAACAATGAGACAGACAAGCTACAGGAGAGACTTTTGTTG CAGTCAGAGGAACAGCTGGGGAGTGAAGAATACACTGAAGCAGATATGCAAGAAAG AGTGGAAGACGTGATTACAAGTCTCAGCCAGGAGATGGCAACGTTGACTGAGAAACTGAGTGCATCAAAAGACAGTGGCGTCAGCTTGAGTGTCAAGTTCGAGCTGCTAAA AAAACTTGCAGAAAGACAGACCTCACTGCAGCAGTGTCAGATCTGTGAACTTGAGTCAACTCTGTCCGACCATAAACAGAAG GTTTGTTGTCTGGAGCAGCAGCTCACTGAGGCTCAGAGTCAGCTCTTTAACatccagagagagaaagaccaATCACAACATCAGGAAAAGGAGCGTCAGAATCAGCTTGACCAACTTCAG AGGTGCtttgagcagcagcagtgtgaggTCCTGGGGGAGGTGAAGTTCCTGAGAGGACAGCTGGAGGCGTCCAGGGAGCAGCTTCACAAAGCTAGGGAGGAGAAAACCAGCCTACATGCCCTGCTGGATCAGAGGGCACAGGAGGGGAGGAAATCCCAGGAACTCCTGTGGGAGAAAGACGAGGAACTCCAGTTCAGGCAGCAAGAGACCCAGCAG CATCTTGCCAGTTTAGAAGAGGCTCAGAGCCGGTGTCAGACCCTGCAGGCTGAACAAGAGGCCCTGTGGTTGAAGCTGAATGACAGCGAGAAGATGATAGATGTTCTGAGGCTGCAGATGGAGAGCAGCATACAGATGACGGTGCAGCACAGCCACACCATCGACAGTGTCCAGCAGGAGAACAGCCTCCTCAGCAACCAGCTAAACCAGCACAAGCTGGAGATTCAGCAGCTCAGG GCCGAGTTAGACCAGCACAAGTCCGACTTGGCTGCTGTGGAGCACGAGAAGCAACAGCTGCAGGCCTCCGTGGTCGAACAGAGTCAGCGTGTCCTAGAAGAGACTCTGGAGAAACAGCAGCTTACCAATCAACTGGAGCTGCAACGTATACAGTTACTCACCCTGACTA AGGAGCACAAGGAGCTGCAACGGCTCCACAGCTGCAAGACTGAGGAGCACGAGGGTGTGGTGCTGCAGCTAAAGAGCCAGCTAATGAAAGCTCACGATGAGCTGGACCAGGTCAGGAGCACCATGAGGACCCTGGAAGGAGCCGATGGACATG GTCTCCAGGTAGCCTTGGACATGCAGAAGGAAATCACTGTCCGAAGAGAGCAGGTTGACACTATGCAGGGCAGAAtccagcatctggaggagaacatggagaagtTGCAGCAG GAGAAGTGCTACCAGAACAGGGAGACCCAGCGTCAGCTCCAGGAGCTTACCCTCGTcaaggaggagaagaaacaaCTTGGCAATGAGCTGGAGGCCCTTCGCTCCAAAGATCAACAGCTGAGGGGCCGAATCGGCGAGTTGGAGGCCATCCTTCACAAG ATGTCAGAGAGCTTTGCAAACTGTCAGGATTTCATCCAGCTGCAAGAACAGGAATTTTTCCGTCTCAAACTCCAACATGCCCTGGATTTGAAG gAGCTCCAAGGTCAAAATTTACGCACAGCTCTGAATGTATCTCCACTTGATCTGAACTCACCAACCCCATCAGCACACACTGCTGCACCCTCCTCCCAGCATGCCTCCAACACCCAGATCAAG CCAAAGAGTCGGCAGGAGAGCCCCGCCTGCGAGCTCAGATCTCTCGTCAAAGACCTGAGAGGAGTGATTTCAGAGAACCACAGACCACACACCGATAACAGCACTGCTGGCGGCAGCTTCCACAGGAGGAGGTCTGCACCGGAGAAAGTGCACAGAACCACATT CGATACTGACAGCATGGAAGATGTAAAAGCTGAGTCCAGATTAAGAAGAAAGACCTGCGGCAG TGAGCCACATTTCCCCAAGACAACTGAGCCGAACGGGAAAACAATCAACAATTCCTTCAGCAAAAGTGAGTTTCATAGTCACACACTTGGTTTCAGTGAAAAGATGTACATCTGTAAATTCCAATTTctcatttctctttttaaaataacgCAGCATTCATTTAGAGCTACaacaattattattaatgataCATTATTGATAATTATTTTGAAGTCTTTTTACATCAAAACTAGCAATTATCTCTAG
- the LOC111580414 gene encoding coiled-coil domain-containing protein 158 isoform X4 yields the protein MEKMLCVLEELQSIKGSGDQKLQETEHKALALNKKIETLEQTIKEVYHTLHEKQYEHNLIISSKSTSSPKQRSLTAEVNQDFNNETDKLQERLLLQSEEQLGSEEYTEADMQERVEDVITSLSQEMATLTEKLSASKDSGVSLSVKFELLKKLAERQTSLQQCQICELESTLSDHKQKVCCLEQQLTEAQSQLFNIQREKDQSQHQEKERQNQLDQLQRCFEQQQCEVLGEVKFLRGQLEASREQLHKAREEKTSLHALLDQRAQEGRKSQELLWEKDEELQFRQQETQQHLASLEEAQSRCQTLQAEQEALWLKLNDSEKMIDVLRLQMESSIQMTVQHSHTIDSVQQENSLLSNQLNQHKLEIQQLRAELDQHKSDLAAVEHEKQQLQASVVEQSQRVLEETLEKQQLTNQLELQRIQLLTLTKEHKELQRLHSCKTEEHEGVVLQLKSQLMKAHDELDQVRSTMRTLEGADGHGLQVALDMQKEITVRREQVDTMQGRIQHLEENMEKLQQEKCYQNRETQRQLQELTLVKEEKKQLGNELEALRSKDQQLRGRIGELEAILHKMSESFANCQDFIQLQEQEFFRLKLQHALDLKELQGQNLRTALNVSPLDLNSPTPSAHTAAPSSQHASNTQIKPKSRQESPACELRSLVKDLRGVISENHRPHTDNSTAGGSFHRRRSAPEKVHRTTFDTDSMEDVKAESRLRRKTCGSEPHFPKTTEPNGKTINNSFSKSEFHSHTLGFSEKMYICKFQFLISLFKITQHSFRATTIIINDTLLIIILKSFYIKTSNYL from the exons ATGGAAaagatgctgtgtgtgttggaggAGCTTCAGAGCATCAAAGGGTCAGGCGACCAGAAGCTGCAGGAGACGGAGCACAAAGCGTTGGCACTTAACAAGAAAATAGAAACACTTGAACAGACAATAAAAGAGGTGTACCATACACTGCATGAGAAACAATATGAACACAACTTGATTATTAGTTCTAAAAGTACTAGTAGCCCAAAGCAGCGATCTCTAACTGCTGAGGTAAATCAGGATTTCAACAATGAGACAGACAAGCTACAGGAGAGACTTTTGTTG CAGTCAGAGGAACAGCTGGGGAGTGAAGAATACACTGAAGCAGATATGCAAGAAAG AGTGGAAGACGTGATTACAAGTCTCAGCCAGGAGATGGCAACGTTGACTGAGAAACTGAGTGCATCAAAAGACAGTGGCGTCAGCTTGAGTGTCAAGTTCGAGCTGCTAAA AAAACTTGCAGAAAGACAGACCTCACTGCAGCAGTGTCAGATCTGTGAACTTGAGTCAACTCTGTCCGACCATAAACAGAAG GTTTGTTGTCTGGAGCAGCAGCTCACTGAGGCTCAGAGTCAGCTCTTTAACatccagagagagaaagaccaATCACAACATCAGGAAAAGGAGCGTCAGAATCAGCTTGACCAACTTCAG AGGTGCtttgagcagcagcagtgtgaggTCCTGGGGGAGGTGAAGTTCCTGAGAGGACAGCTGGAGGCGTCCAGGGAGCAGCTTCACAAAGCTAGGGAGGAGAAAACCAGCCTACATGCCCTGCTGGATCAGAGGGCACAGGAGGGGAGGAAATCCCAGGAACTCCTGTGGGAGAAAGACGAGGAACTCCAGTTCAGGCAGCAAGAGACCCAGCAG CATCTTGCCAGTTTAGAAGAGGCTCAGAGCCGGTGTCAGACCCTGCAGGCTGAACAAGAGGCCCTGTGGTTGAAGCTGAATGACAGCGAGAAGATGATAGATGTTCTGAGGCTGCAGATGGAGAGCAGCATACAGATGACGGTGCAGCACAGCCACACCATCGACAGTGTCCAGCAGGAGAACAGCCTCCTCAGCAACCAGCTAAACCAGCACAAGCTGGAGATTCAGCAGCTCAGG GCCGAGTTAGACCAGCACAAGTCCGACTTGGCTGCTGTGGAGCACGAGAAGCAACAGCTGCAGGCCTCCGTGGTCGAACAGAGTCAGCGTGTCCTAGAAGAGACTCTGGAGAAACAGCAGCTTACCAATCAACTGGAGCTGCAACGTATACAGTTACTCACCCTGACTA AGGAGCACAAGGAGCTGCAACGGCTCCACAGCTGCAAGACTGAGGAGCACGAGGGTGTGGTGCTGCAGCTAAAGAGCCAGCTAATGAAAGCTCACGATGAGCTGGACCAGGTCAGGAGCACCATGAGGACCCTGGAAGGAGCCGATGGACATG GTCTCCAGGTAGCCTTGGACATGCAGAAGGAAATCACTGTCCGAAGAGAGCAGGTTGACACTATGCAGGGCAGAAtccagcatctggaggagaacatggagaagtTGCAGCAG GAGAAGTGCTACCAGAACAGGGAGACCCAGCGTCAGCTCCAGGAGCTTACCCTCGTcaaggaggagaagaaacaaCTTGGCAATGAGCTGGAGGCCCTTCGCTCCAAAGATCAACAGCTGAGGGGCCGAATCGGCGAGTTGGAGGCCATCCTTCACAAG ATGTCAGAGAGCTTTGCAAACTGTCAGGATTTCATCCAGCTGCAAGAACAGGAATTTTTCCGTCTCAAACTCCAACATGCCCTGGATTTGAAG gAGCTCCAAGGTCAAAATTTACGCACAGCTCTGAATGTATCTCCACTTGATCTGAACTCACCAACCCCATCAGCACACACTGCTGCACCCTCCTCCCAGCATGCCTCCAACACCCAGATCAAG CCAAAGAGTCGGCAGGAGAGCCCCGCCTGCGAGCTCAGATCTCTCGTCAAAGACCTGAGAGGAGTGATTTCAGAGAACCACAGACCACACACCGATAACAGCACTGCTGGCGGCAGCTTCCACAGGAGGAGGTCTGCACCGGAGAAAGTGCACAGAACCACATT CGATACTGACAGCATGGAAGATGTAAAAGCTGAGTCCAGATTAAGAAGAAAGACCTGCGGCAG TGAGCCACATTTCCCCAAGACAACTGAGCCGAACGGGAAAACAATCAACAATTCCTTCAGCAAAAGTGAGTTTCATAGTCACACACTTGGTTTCAGTGAAAAGATGTACATCTGTAAATTCCAATTTctcatttctctttttaaaataacgCAGCATTCATTTAGAGCTACaacaattattattaatgataCATTATTGATAATTATTTTGAAGTCTTTTTACATCAAAACTAGCAATTATCTCTAG